The genomic window GGCCGACGGCCGATGAGTCCGCGATTCCCTCTGACACCGTCGTTGTCGCCGTGCAGGTCAACGGCAAGTTGCGCGGGCAAGTCGAAGTCCCGTCCGCTGCCGATGAAGCCGTTGTCGCCGCCGCCGCCGAGAACGATCCGAAGGTCGCGTCACACTTGAACGGCGAGCGCATCAAGACGATCTACATCCCCGGTCGGCTCATCAACTTCGTCGTCCGGCCTCAGCGGTAGCGTCCTGCACGAGCGGGCAATTGAGATGCTCGGAAGAGTGTTACGCGCGCCCTGCCGGGGGCGGCAGGGCCACGGCGGAAGGCCACGACGTCGGGCGCAAAAGAAGACGCCCCCCGCCAACTGCGGGGGGCGTCGGATGTCACGCCAGTTGTGATGACGTCGATCAGCTTGAGGCGTCGTCGATTGTGTTCGTCAACGTCCCCGCGTCCGTGATGGTCCAGGTGTCCACGGTCGCGTCGTCATCGAGGTTGCCGGTCGCGGTGCAGGTGAACGATACCAGGTCGGCGACCAGCGCGTAGTTGTAGCGCGCCGAGACCATGATCTGCACGCCGATGCGGGCGAAGTTGTTCGGGTTGGCCGCGTCGGCACTGACACCGTTCCCCCAGTAGGTGTCATATTCCTGGCGGTACGCGTGCTGCATGACATAGATCTGCTTGAGCAACTGCTTGGCTTCACTCTGCTTGGACTTGGTGGTCGAGGCCATGAAACGCGGAATGGCCAGGGCCGCCAAAATACCGATGATGACCACGACGATCATCAACTCAATAAGGGTGAAGCCCTTATTTGAGCGGTGGAGCTTGGAGATCATTGCGCCTCCTCGTTGTGAGTGGTTAACTCTGTTTCCCGTCCGCATGTCGTCACTTCGTTGGTTATCGGTCGATTCGCTGCGCCGTCTGTGCGCGGGCATCAGCGGCGCGTACGGAGGATTGGCAAACTGCGTGCCGCACGTCCGTGGGCCGTTGCGTTATCTGTGAGCAGGCCGCCGAGTGCTTGTGCCCAAGCGACTTCGGCGAATGCGCACGCCATCGCACCGCACGCACCGGTGCTGACTGTGGGAAGATTCCCTCGAAACCTCATCGGATTCTGCGTGTCGGGTTGCATCGTGCAATGCTCGCGTATTGAACAGTCGGCCGGTTCACTGTGCTACAGTGTCACGTCGTCGGAAACGACAGATAGTACTCCCTGATCGTCGATCGTCCAGATGTCGGGCGCCGGATCATCATCGAGTCCCGGAGCGGGGACCGTCGCCGTCGCCAGAAAATTGGAGAAACCGCCGTCGCTGGATGTGATCGTGTACGAGTACCGCGCCGGCGGCGAAATCTCGACGTTGATGCGGGCAAAGGCCGTCGGATTGGCCGCGTCGGCCGGTCCCCCGGGAATGAAATACGCCTCGTAAAATGCGCGGTACGCGTGCTGCTGTACGTAGATCTGCTTGAGAATCTGCTTGGCTTCGCTCTGTTTGGATTTGGTGGCGCTTTGTATGAAACGCGGAATCGCCAGCGCCGCGAGGATGCCGATGATCACCACCACGATCATCAGTTCGATGAGTGTAAAGCCGGATTGCCGGCGTATGGGCGAATGACGCAAACTGTGCATTCGTCTCTCCTTGCGAGTCATAACCGCCAGAGTCGCATGGCGGACGTGTGGTGCATTGCAACTGGCGGGCCGGATGCGTCGAAAGATTCTAACGCCAAGTGTGTCAGCGGGATTGACGAGACCGGCAACAGCCGGGAACCGTGTCGGCTTCCGATTTCATGGGGAATCTGCCAGCGCGCCGTGCATCCTGCACGACGGCTCCGCCCTGCTGATCAGGGCGTGAGCAATCGCTGTGCAGAATTTGAAGACGTGAGCGGCGGCTGGGGTTGTCCCCGTCGCGGTCGGATGCTACATTGCCCGCCGCCGCTTCGGTGTGTATAACGCGATACGACGTTGCAACCGATGACGCCAATGAAGGAGACGCTGATGATGACGATGCTGTTGCGGTACGCTGTGTTTGTTGGGCTCACCCTGTCCGCTGCCGCATCCGCCTGGGCGCAGAGCGGCGCGGCGCCCGTCTCCTCGTGGCAGATCGCCTTCCTGCGCGACGGCAACATCTGGCTGATGAACGCCGATGGCTCCGGGCAGCGCAAGTGGCGCACGCAGGAAAACATCATGGGAAATCTGAGCTGGGCGCCCGACGGCAAGCGCGTTGCCTATGTCCGCCGTGGAGAGTTCACGTACTCGCTGCCCGACGGCGGCGGCGGCACGCACCGGCTCTATGACGTCTTTGCCTCGCACATCGACTCGACTCGCGATGATTTCTGGTGGTGGGTCACGTTCAATCACGGCAGCCGCACGCCGGAGTGGTCCAGCGACGGCCGGCACATCATGTACACACGCGACATCAACGCCAACACGGTGGATGCGGAGTTGCCCGACCTCAAGATCGAGTATGCGGCGGTCGACGGCTCGGAAGTCGTTTCGCTCAATCGTCAGGGCGCGCTGCCGCGAGAGTGTCAGGGGACCGATCCCACCTGGTCTCCCGACCGCCGGCAGGTGGCCTTCATCTACCACAAAGCCAAGGCGCCGAGCGGAACCGGCGGGGGCGCGCTGGAGACGATCGGCCTGGTGGTGGTCTCCGCCGACGGCATCGTCGAAAGCGATCAGGAACTGGAACAGCTCGCGCGGCTGCTCACGGATGTCGCCGGACCGGCCTGGTCGCCGGATGGAAAGTGGATCTGTTACGTCGACACCAAACGCGACGACGGCGGAATCTATCGCGTATCCCCGGACGGCAAGATCAAAGAGAAAATCGTCGCAAGGGCCGACCGCCTCGTTCCATACCAGGGCAAACCATCATGGTCGCCCGACAGCCGTTTGATCACCTTCGCCTCGACCGACGGGTTCATATATCTGGCCGATGCCGACGGCAAGACGCCGCCGCGACGCGTCACCTCCAACGGGAACGATTACTTCCCGGCCATCTCGCCGAAGTAGGCGGGCGCATCGTACACGCGCGGCATGAGGCAGCCGCGCCGTGCTCCTGACATTTCGATTGAAATTGTCGGTCGGGGACTACGCAGTCGCCGAGTGGAGATTCAATTGCTGGGAGAGCGCGTCGGTCAGATCATTCATGCGGAATGGCTTTTCCAAAAGATCGATGGCGCCCGCCTCGCGCGCCAGGCGCCGCAACTCTTCGGAGGCATAGCTGGAGACCATCACCGAGGGGATCGGACCTTTGCGCATCTGTCCGGCGACCAGCAGCAGGGAACGGCCGTCGCCGTCGTCCAATTCCCAATCGGCGATGATGGCGTCCACGTGCCGTGAACGGAGAATCGCCACTGCGTCGGTGACGCCTTCGGCCAGCAGCGGTTCCCAACCCTGGGTCCGCACGAGGTTTCCGAGCATCTCGCGGACTTCGGTGTGGTTCTCCACCACCAGGACGAGCAGCTTATCGTTGGTACTCCGCCCCACATATCGATCTATCGGTATTTCCCACTAAGGAATTGAGGGGGATAAAGATGACCGTCCCGCATGGGGGAGACACACGGGACGGCCAGACGGGGAAGAGAGAGCAGGATGCAGGCGCAATGCTTGGCCCCAAGCCCTGCGGGCCGGGGCGTCAGTTCACAACAGGCGCAGCAGGGTATCCGCCATCGGCGCCCCTTCGGCCTCGCCGAAGGTCAGGGCGATCACTGCGGTCACCACGACGGCAACGAGAATCCACAAGGTCGCCCGGTCGGCGTGCTGCTTGGCCGGCTGCGGACGAAAGTTCGGATTGTAGCGGTAGCGTACGGTTGTCATGGACATCACACTCCTCGGAGTGCTCATAACGCAACGTCCATGCCTGAAGCGATCGATGCGACGGTCGCTGTAACATATTATGATACTGCGTCTTACAAATCACCGAATAGGTGATCGACGGGGTGACGCGCATGTCCGGTGAATCAACTGTGCAGTGCATTGCAGCGACGGTGATTCAAATAAAACGCCCCGCTGATCGGCGGGGCGTTCGAAAGGTCACGATGCATGCGTTGGACTATGGCCCCTCATTGCTGAGGTAGATCGTCATCGTCGGTGTGCGATTGCCTTCATTCAGACTCGTCAGCGGATTGGTCGAAGGGTTCAAATCCCGATATGTCAGCGTCCGTGTGGCCGGGCTCAAGCTGTCCGGCGCTGAGGTCTCTGACCCGTCCATGAAATTTTCAGCGCGCACGATCCAGTCGGAGAGAATGATGAACTGCTCATAGGGTTCGTCGGGCGCCCAGTCGATTACCTCAAGGGGTTCCATCGTGACCCAGATCTTGAGGGCGTCCTCCGAGTTTATGACATTCAAAGTCTCGGGGAGTTTCGGATCGTGCCGTGTCATATCATCGACAAAATCCTCGCCGGGGAAGTGGAAATTGCGGTCGAATCGGCCATCGGTGAACGTGTATTCATTGCTCGCGTCGATGGAATCGACCAGCGGCAGCCCAAACTGGGGGCCGGGCCCGCCGAATAGTGAGCCGGTCCTGATGCGGCCGAGCGAGAGCGGTCGGATCTCACTCTCCGGTGTGAAAATCAACCATATCTCGTAGTCGAAGAGGAAGAGCGAGACAGGAGGAAGCGGGATCAACGACGGATTCACGATAGTATCTCCATCCAACGTGATGAAGCGCCGGCTGGACGGGCCAAAGTCGTCGAAGATTCGGTTGTAATATGCCCCGACATCGTCGCACTGGTCCAGGCGCGGGTCATCCCAACGCAGTATGCAGGTATCGGTGGAATCCTCGGAGAAGTACACGATGCCGACCGTATCGCCGTCGACAATCACATGGTCATCGCCGTTGAACAAGAGTGCAGGAAACGGATCGGAATTGCAGTGAGTGAGCCACGGCTTGTCGATGTACAGATCGCACACCGAACCATTCTCCGCCACATAACGGTAGACCGACTCGCCGTTGATCGTCATGTGGTTTT from Candidatus Zixiibacteriota bacterium includes these protein-coding regions:
- a CDS encoding prepilin-type N-terminal cleavage/methylation domain-containing protein, coding for MISKLHRSNKGFTLIELMIVVVIIGILAALAIPRFMASTTKSKQSEAKQLLKQIYVMQHAYRQEYDTYWGNGVSADAANPNNFARIGVQIMVSARYNYALVADLVSFTCTATGNLDDDATVDTWTITDAGTLTNTIDDASS
- a CDS encoding response regulator; the protein is MGRSTNDKLLVLVVENHTEVREMLGNLVRTQGWEPLLAEGVTDAVAILRSRHVDAIIADWELDDGDGRSLLLVAGQMRKGPIPSVMVSSYASEELRRLAREAGAIDLLEKPFRMNDLTDALSQQLNLHSATA